The Candidatus Omnitrophota bacterium genome window below encodes:
- a CDS encoding monovalent cation/H(+) antiporter subunit G, translating to MTAFSLVLVCLGMLVLGLGSLGVLRLPDLYSRVHAAGMSDTLGISLLCLGLALHHGWSIDSVKLALIPVFLWLANPVATHAVVHAAWHRGLKPWTLESKPGHEESQL from the coding sequence ATGACGGCCTTCAGCCTGGTTCTCGTCTGTTTAGGAATGCTCGTGTTAGGCCTGGGATCCCTGGGTGTGTTGCGGCTGCCTGATCTCTATTCCCGCGTGCACGCGGCAGGAATGTCCGACACCCTGGGCATTAGCTTGCTCTGTCTGGGGCTGGCCCTGCACCACGGGTGGAGCATCGATAGCGTAAAGCTGGCGCTGATCCCGGTTTTTCTCTGGCTGGCAAACCCTGTGGCAACGCACGCGGTTGTGCACGCTGCTTGGCACCGCGGGCTTAAGCCCTGGACTCTCGAATCCAAGCCCGGACATGAGGAGAGCCAGCTGTGA
- a CDS encoding Na+/H+ antiporter subunit E gives MFSEGPKTPIKHSRASEAVHEIMAGLAMFGLWVSLSGKLDRFHLLMGVLSALIVARLTGPLLTTRVHGQKGTREEYLTSHPGMWLRFWAYVPWLIREVILANIHVALLVLRPKSALDPLILRFGTNLDSDLSQTTLANSITLTPGTITIEVEESGEFLVHAITPAAAQSLMTLDMQSRVGRIFKLPKGQDLPRIARKHEEMDL, from the coding sequence TTGTTTTCCGAAGGTCCCAAGACTCCAATCAAGCATTCCCGTGCCTCCGAGGCTGTTCACGAAATCATGGCCGGCCTGGCCATGTTCGGGCTCTGGGTGAGCCTCTCCGGAAAGCTCGACCGCTTTCACCTGCTCATGGGCGTCTTGAGTGCGCTCATTGTGGCCCGGCTTACCGGCCCGCTCCTAACAACTCGAGTACACGGGCAGAAAGGAACCCGCGAAGAGTACCTCACAAGCCATCCCGGCATGTGGCTGAGATTCTGGGCCTATGTGCCCTGGCTTATCCGGGAAGTGATCCTGGCCAACATTCATGTGGCCCTGCTTGTTCTCCGGCCCAAATCCGCTCTTGATCCCCTGATTCTCCGCTTTGGCACAAACCTGGATTCGGATCTGTCTCAAACGACGCTGGCCAACTCCATCACACTGACTCCGGGGACTATCACAATCGAGGTCGAGGAAAGCGGCGAGTTTCTGGTACACGCAATCACACCCGCAGCCGCGCAAAGCCTGATGACCCTGGACATGCAGAGCCGCGTGGGACGCATCTTCAAATTGCCCAAAGGCCAGGACCTGCCCCGGATTGCGCGAAAGCATGAGGAGATGGACCTGTGA
- a CDS encoding pH regulation protein F, which translates to MSDFFTSLCFVIILYILFLLYRALRGPTLFDRLLAVGTMGTKTVVLICLLGFAYGRIDMFVDIAIGYALLNFIGTIAFAKYLERRGSSI; encoded by the coding sequence GTGAGCGATTTCTTCACCTCCCTCTGCTTTGTGATCATTCTCTACATCCTCTTTCTCTTGTACCGCGCCTTGCGGGGCCCCACGCTCTTTGACCGGCTCCTGGCCGTGGGCACCATGGGCACCAAAACCGTTGTCCTCATCTGCTTGTTGGGGTTTGCTTATGGCCGTATTGACATGTTCGTGGATATCGCCATTGGCTACGCCCTGCTCAACTTTATCGGGACCATTGCTTTTGCCAAGTATTTGGAGAGAAGAGGTTCAAGCATATGA
- a CDS encoding phosphate-starvation-inducible PsiE family protein yields the protein MEDFQSEQEVFVDRAHDSPLIRKLEAAIRVAVRALAVLMTVVIILGVVDVIWVLYEKLMSPPKFLLQISDILATFGAFMAVLIAIEIFVNITIYLREDVIHVKIVMATALMAIARKVIILDMKEVQAADLWGLAGVVLATSIAYWIVVVSPGKESSSGATKLH from the coding sequence ATGGAAGATTTTCAATCTGAGCAAGAAGTATTCGTAGATAGGGCCCACGATTCTCCGCTCATACGGAAACTTGAAGCAGCGATTCGTGTGGCAGTGCGCGCCCTTGCCGTTCTGATGACCGTCGTCATTATCTTGGGGGTCGTCGATGTTATTTGGGTGCTTTACGAAAAACTTATGAGCCCACCCAAGTTTCTGCTTCAGATTAGTGATATATTGGCCACGTTTGGGGCCTTCATGGCAGTCTTGATCGCCATCGAAATCTTTGTCAACATTACAATCTATCTGAGAGAAGATGTCATCCATGTCAAAATCGTTATGGCCACAGCTCTTATGGCCATAGCCCGAAAAGTGATCATCTTGGACATGAAAGAAGTCCAGGCTGCTGATTTGTGGGGGCTGGCAGGGGTTGTGTTAGCTACCAGCATCGCATACTGGATTGTCGTGGTCTCGCCGGGAAAAGAGAGTTCTTCAGGCGCGACGAAGCTGCATTGA
- a CDS encoding DUF488 domain-containing protein: MDPERRSICTIGCEDMDLSDFVDRLKASCVEILFDLRLDPKAVKSEFSGENLEQVLAHEGIGYVHIEALGSPRAAREDFCETGNWQSFRQVYMKHLHSQGEALHTVLQSAKYAKVCLMGRARDPAHCHRLMVAERLKELEEGKLQIRHI, encoded by the coding sequence ATGGATCCGGAAAGAAGATCGATTTGCACGATCGGATGTGAAGACATGGACTTGAGCGATTTTGTGGACCGCCTCAAGGCAAGCTGTGTTGAGATTCTGTTCGATTTGCGGCTCGACCCCAAGGCCGTGAAGTCCGAATTTTCGGGTGAGAATTTGGAACAAGTATTGGCGCACGAGGGGATTGGGTATGTGCACATTGAGGCTTTGGGGAGTCCTAGGGCCGCGCGAGAAGACTTTTGTGAAACAGGCAATTGGCAGTCCTTTCGCCAGGTCTATATGAAACATCTCCACAGCCAGGGAGAGGCTCTGCATACGGTCTTGCAGAGCGCCAAATATGCGAAGGTGTGTTTGATGGGCCGCGCCCGCGATCCGGCGCACTGCCACCGGCTCATGGTCGCTGAGCGTTTAAAGGAGCTGGAAGAGGGAAAACTGCAGATCAGGCACATTTGA
- a CDS encoding sodium:proton antiporter — protein MITKHTSLVVNQSCRIMLPFIQLFALYVIGHGHYSPGGGFQGGVLLAAAALLLRLTLGPGPAGRLARPAIAPLLGAAGVMIYAGTGLPALLYGLPYLDYHWLAEAMGAHSHAGLAAWRGHGILMVEIGVGLAVYSVLALIFDALVGRAEA, from the coding sequence ATGATCACAAAACACACCAGCCTCGTGGTCAACCAAAGTTGCCGGATCATGCTGCCCTTTATCCAGCTCTTTGCGCTCTATGTTATCGGTCACGGGCATTACAGCCCGGGCGGAGGATTCCAGGGCGGCGTGCTCTTGGCCGCGGCAGCCCTGCTTTTGAGACTCACGCTCGGCCCCGGGCCTGCGGGCCGCTTGGCCCGCCCGGCCATTGCGCCTCTTTTGGGCGCAGCCGGAGTCATGATCTACGCCGGGACCGGTTTGCCGGCCCTGCTGTACGGATTACCGTATCTGGACTATCACTGGCTGGCAGAGGCCATGGGCGCACACTCCCATGCCGGGCTGGCTGCGTGGCGCGGCCATGGCATCCTCATGGTGGAAATCGGCGTGGGCCTGGCTGTTTACTCTGTGCTTGCCCTGATCTTTGATGCGTTGGTGGGGAGGGCGGAAGCATGA
- a CDS encoding RsmB/NOP family class I SAM-dependent RNA methyltransferase, with product MPEIPSQFLDRLRQILPQDRKIAVLETFTFAKPPSFRLNRAGLHPEEIRLRVSSQGLEVVPVAWYPGAFILRLGSISELERTPSFRSGDICVQTLSQMLPALVLDPQPGEQVLDLGAGPGAKATQMACLMRGQGRLVAAEKDRLRFRDLSAGVRMQEAGNVTCVHQDASEFAAANGDCFDKVMVDAGSTEESRFYLADPRTYLSWSEEEIGAMVPGQLSLLRAGVQALKPGGVLVYSTNTFAPEENEAVVNTVLQENDGRVELEEFELPIPNVSGGLCQWSGTEYLPELSKVRRVLPSAVLEGLFLARLRKR from the coding sequence ATGCCAGAGATCCCAAGCCAATTTCTAGACCGGCTCCGCCAGATCCTTCCCCAAGACCGTAAGATCGCGGTCCTGGAGACCTTTACCTTTGCCAAACCCCCGAGTTTTCGCCTTAATCGCGCGGGCCTCCATCCGGAGGAGATCCGGCTGCGTGTTTCCTCCCAGGGACTGGAGGTTGTGCCCGTGGCCTGGTACCCGGGGGCCTTTATCTTGCGCCTGGGTTCGATCAGCGAGCTGGAGCGGACCCCGAGCTTCCGCAGCGGGGATATTTGCGTGCAGACCTTGTCTCAGATGTTGCCGGCATTGGTGCTGGACCCCCAGCCCGGGGAGCAGGTCCTGGATTTGGGAGCAGGGCCCGGGGCCAAAGCCACGCAAATGGCCTGTTTGATGCGGGGCCAGGGACGGTTAGTGGCCGCTGAAAAGGATCGCCTGCGTTTTCGCGACTTGAGTGCGGGCGTGCGCATGCAAGAGGCGGGCAACGTAACCTGCGTTCACCAAGATGCCTCCGAATTTGCCGCTGCCAACGGCGATTGCTTTGACAAGGTGATGGTGGATGCCGGCAGCACGGAGGAAAGCCGCTTCTACTTGGCCGATCCGCGCACCTATCTGTCTTGGAGTGAAGAGGAGATCGGCGCCATGGTGCCCGGTCAACTCAGCCTGCTCCGCGCCGGTGTGCAGGCTTTGAAGCCGGGCGGGGTCCTGGTCTATTCCACGAACACCTTTGCGCCTGAGGAGAACGAGGCTGTGGTGAACACGGTGCTCCAGGAGAATGACGGCCGCGTCGAACTGGAGGAGTTTGAATTGCCTATCCCCAATGTGTCCGGGGGCCTGTGCCAATGGTCCGGGACGGAGTATTTGCCGGAGCTGTCTAAGGTGCGGCGGGTGTTGCCTTCCGCGGTCTTGGAAGGCCTTTTCTTAGCCCGCCTGCGAAAGCGGTAG
- a CDS encoding cation-transporting P-type ATPase: protein MYTLLGKHWHHLPTEEVVQILEVDLNRGLDRFEIENRRAHFGANLLKGKKGKSPFVRFILQFHQPLIYILLAAAIVTALFKGTVDAAVILAVVIINAVIGFAQEAKAVQAIEALAKTVITQATVLRSGEKCVISSDQIVPGDVVYLQSGDKVPADVRLIEVNNLQTEEASLTGESAPVQKSQETLPQETLLADRQNIAYASTLVTFGQARGLVIATGHQTEVGRISELLEATDELQTPLTKKIERFSHILLYWILGLTGVTFAIGILRGQEMVQTFIAAVALAVAAIPEGLPAVVTITLAIGVNRMAKKGSLIRKLPAVETLGSTTVICSDKTGTLTENQMTVTEVFAGGEFYQLTGSGYQPEGEVLSSAGAPLDDASLRECMMAGLLCNDSQLVNEGGLWKAQGDPTEVALIVSAAKARIQKSELDAHTKRLDSIPFESQYQYMAVVTEDTQKHSKNVYVKGAVEKILERCELSKAAREKALANQQQMAERGLRVLAFAKMGVRDADFRLNHDSISSGLSFIGLQGMIDPPRAEAISAVAVCQSAGIDIKMITGDHVVTAHAIAAELGLGRPSKEGKRIVALTGSQLEKLNDAGLIDCVEETSVFARVTPEQKLRIVEALQARGHVVAMTGDGVNDAPALKRADIGIAMGISGTEVAKEAADMILTDDNFSTIEKAIEEGRGVFDNLKKFIAWILPTNLGQGLVIFAAILTGLPLPILPVQILWINMTTAIFLGLSLAFEAKEPDIMNKPPRDPSAALLSPDMLIRLFTVGVALMAGAFGLFELAIWMGGNVEAARTVSVGVFVWGQLFYLLNCRSLDKSILEIGIFSNLWIWVGIGAMLLAHALYAYLPPMNYLFHSHPVGWVGWAKGFGVGLAIYALVGLEKKLRKSMQLRRA, encoded by the coding sequence ATGTATACGTTACTTGGCAAGCACTGGCATCACTTACCAACAGAGGAAGTGGTCCAAATTCTCGAAGTGGATCTTAATCGTGGCTTAGACAGGTTTGAGATTGAAAACCGGAGAGCCCATTTTGGGGCGAATCTCCTCAAAGGGAAAAAAGGCAAGAGTCCTTTTGTTCGATTTATTCTCCAGTTTCATCAGCCTCTGATCTATATTCTGCTTGCAGCAGCTATTGTTACAGCTCTGTTTAAAGGGACTGTGGACGCAGCCGTCATATTGGCTGTAGTCATCATCAACGCAGTTATAGGTTTTGCTCAGGAGGCCAAAGCGGTCCAGGCTATTGAGGCTTTGGCAAAAACAGTGATCACACAGGCGACTGTTTTGCGCTCGGGAGAAAAATGCGTGATTTCTTCCGACCAAATCGTCCCAGGGGATGTGGTTTATCTCCAATCAGGTGACAAAGTTCCAGCGGATGTGCGGCTTATCGAGGTAAATAATCTCCAGACAGAAGAAGCCTCTTTGACAGGAGAATCCGCTCCGGTCCAGAAGTCACAAGAAACGCTTCCTCAGGAGACTTTATTGGCGGATCGCCAGAATATCGCCTACGCCTCTACCCTTGTGACCTTTGGTCAGGCTCGAGGGTTAGTTATTGCTACGGGTCACCAAACAGAAGTTGGAAGGATCTCCGAATTGTTGGAGGCGACTGACGAGTTGCAGACACCTCTGACAAAGAAGATTGAGCGATTCAGCCACATATTGCTTTATTGGATATTGGGGCTCACTGGAGTCACTTTTGCGATAGGAATTTTACGAGGCCAAGAGATGGTACAGACCTTTATTGCTGCCGTTGCGCTTGCGGTGGCGGCAATCCCGGAAGGTTTGCCGGCGGTGGTTACCATTACCCTCGCAATTGGTGTTAATAGAATGGCCAAAAAGGGGAGCCTGATTCGCAAGTTGCCTGCTGTGGAGACGTTGGGTAGCACAACAGTTATCTGCTCTGACAAGACCGGCACTCTGACCGAGAATCAAATGACCGTCACGGAGGTCTTTGCCGGGGGGGAGTTCTACCAATTGACGGGTTCTGGCTATCAGCCTGAAGGTGAAGTTTTGTCTTCGGCAGGCGCCCCATTGGACGATGCTTCCCTTAGAGAATGTATGATGGCTGGTTTGTTGTGTAACGATAGCCAGCTGGTTAATGAGGGAGGACTCTGGAAGGCCCAGGGAGATCCGACTGAAGTGGCGCTTATTGTGTCTGCAGCCAAAGCACGGATCCAGAAATCTGAGTTGGATGCGCATACGAAGAGATTAGACTCGATTCCCTTTGAATCTCAATACCAGTACATGGCAGTCGTTACAGAGGATACTCAGAAGCACAGCAAGAATGTTTATGTGAAAGGAGCTGTTGAAAAGATCCTGGAGAGATGCGAGCTAAGCAAAGCGGCTCGCGAGAAAGCCTTGGCAAACCAACAGCAGATGGCAGAACGCGGATTGCGCGTGCTGGCTTTTGCAAAGATGGGTGTCCGTGATGCTGATTTTAGGCTTAACCATGATTCGATTTCCTCTGGGCTGAGTTTTATCGGCCTGCAGGGGATGATTGATCCTCCCCGGGCAGAGGCCATTAGTGCGGTGGCAGTCTGCCAGAGTGCCGGAATTGATATCAAAATGATTACGGGTGATCACGTGGTCACAGCACATGCAATTGCGGCAGAGCTTGGTTTAGGCCGGCCGTCAAAAGAGGGAAAGAGAATCGTTGCTCTGACAGGCTCCCAACTTGAAAAGCTTAACGACGCAGGCCTCATCGATTGTGTCGAGGAGACCAGTGTTTTCGCCCGTGTTACCCCTGAGCAGAAGCTGAGAATTGTTGAGGCGCTTCAAGCACGGGGGCATGTCGTTGCAATGACCGGCGATGGGGTCAATGATGCCCCAGCCCTTAAAAGGGCTGATATTGGAATCGCAATGGGCATTTCAGGTACGGAAGTGGCTAAGGAGGCTGCTGACATGATCTTGACCGATGACAATTTTTCGACGATTGAAAAGGCGATAGAGGAAGGTAGAGGAGTTTTTGACAATTTGAAAAAATTCATTGCATGGATTCTGCCTACAAATTTGGGCCAGGGGCTGGTCATTTTTGCCGCCATATTAACCGGTCTGCCGCTACCGATTTTGCCTGTTCAGATTCTATGGATCAATATGACGACGGCTATCTTTTTGGGGTTGTCGCTTGCATTCGAAGCTAAGGAACCGGATATCATGAACAAACCTCCCAGAGATCCCAGCGCCGCGCTTTTGAGTCCAGATATGCTCATCCGTCTATTCACGGTTGGAGTTGCCCTGATGGCCGGGGCCTTTGGTCTTTTTGAGCTTGCGATTTGGATGGGTGGAAACGTTGAAGCGGCCAGAACGGTATCAGTGGGCGTGTTTGTGTGGGGTCAACTCTTCTATCTCCTAAACTGCCGCTCCTTGGATAAATCTATTTTGGAGATCGGCATTTTCTCGAACTTGTGGATATGGGTCGGTATCGGCGCCATGTTGTTGGCTCATGCTTTATATGCTTATCTGCCGCCGATGAACTACCTGTTTCATAGCCATCCGGTTGGATGGGTTGGATGGGCAAAAGGCTTTGGGGTCGGCCTGGCTATCTACGCTCTGGTGGGATTGGAAAAAAAGCTTAGGAAATCAATGCAGCTTCGTCGCGCCTGA
- a CDS encoding RsmB/NOP family class I SAM-dependent RNA methyltransferase, translating into MPALPPKFLQRLQRIFPADIYESVVQTFLVPKPVTFRINWLDVRPDEVRSRLAREKVDAVPVAWYPSAFILRTGTIRDLQSTSVFRNGEIYIQRLSSMLPVLILDPKPGEKVLDMAAAPGSKTTQLACMMKGRGEIVANDKNRKRFFRLKANVEQQASGIVQCTLKNGAAFGRTHANCFDRVLVDAPCSSEGRFLLAKKESYRYWSPRKIKEMAGVQKRLLLAGVNALRPGGVLVYSTCTFAPEENELVLDWVLRRIGGQVEVDKLDIPLPRGKQGLIHWDGKELHPETRKFWRILPSAVLDGFCILRLRKRAAHEIYG; encoded by the coding sequence ATGCCGGCTCTTCCCCCCAAATTTTTGCAGCGCCTGCAGCGTATCTTCCCCGCTGATATCTACGAATCCGTTGTCCAGACATTTTTAGTTCCTAAGCCCGTCACCTTTCGCATTAACTGGCTGGATGTGCGTCCGGACGAGGTGCGTTCCCGCCTGGCCCGGGAGAAAGTCGATGCGGTTCCTGTGGCGTGGTATCCCAGTGCCTTTATTTTGCGTACCGGGACGATACGCGATTTGCAGAGCACGAGTGTCTTTCGCAACGGTGAGATTTATATCCAACGGCTCTCCAGCATGTTACCTGTGTTGATTTTGGATCCGAAGCCCGGAGAGAAGGTCCTGGATATGGCGGCGGCCCCGGGGAGCAAGACCACGCAGTTGGCCTGCATGATGAAGGGTCGCGGAGAAATCGTGGCCAATGACAAGAACCGGAAGCGGTTCTTCAGACTCAAAGCCAATGTGGAGCAGCAAGCCTCGGGTATTGTGCAGTGCACTCTCAAGAACGGCGCGGCCTTTGGGCGTACTCACGCAAATTGTTTTGACCGGGTCTTAGTGGATGCTCCCTGCAGTTCCGAAGGCCGTTTCTTATTGGCGAAGAAGGAGTCCTATCGCTATTGGTCGCCCCGCAAAATCAAGGAGATGGCCGGAGTGCAGAAAAGGCTTCTGTTGGCCGGAGTTAATGCCCTGAGGCCGGGTGGGGTCCTGGTCTATTCCACGTGTACCTTTGCTCCCGAGGAGAATGAGTTGGTTCTGGACTGGGTCCTGAGACGCATTGGAGGACAGGTAGAGGTGGACAAGCTCGACATACCCTTGCCTCGCGGCAAGCAGGGGCTCATTCACTGGGACGGCAAGGAACTCCATCCTGAAACGCGCAAGTTCTGGCGCATCCTGCCCAGCGCGGTCTTGGACGGATTTTGCATCCTGCGCCTGCGCAAGAGGGCAGCCCACGAGATCTATGGATAG
- a CDS encoding cation:proton antiporter, which translates to MINPLLADLVSVLILGVTAQWLAWRMHLPAILLLLLFGFVAGPVTGFLNPDHFLGDLLFPVVSISVALVLFEGGLSLNLSELRVVGGVVRNLITVGIVVTAGLTVLAASLLLNLSFSLALLLGVTLVVTGPTVIGPLLRQVRPTQRISSALKWEGMLNDPIGAILAVLVFEGILVGGWQKATALAVMGLTQTVLAGAAVGTLGAWIMVLMLQRYLIPEFLQSAFTLMAVVAVFAGSNMLQAESGLLAVTVMGIVLANQGSVVVKHIIEFKENLRVLIISMLFIILAARLHAGFLQLLTWRNLLFVFFLILVVRPAAVFLSAKGSDFDIKEKIFLAFMAPRGIVAAAMATLFTLRLAERGYARAEEISNVTFVVIVITVLFYGIFGGPLARWLQIQRSGAKGMLLVGAHDWARYLAKFLHDEGYLVGLVDTNREHVELAQQEGLQSYCIDIRSPYVKDEIDFEDFGRLVALTSNDEVNSLAALHFVDDFGRAEVYQLPPETGYTGRQRSHLRHLRGRILFGPRSNYSDLEKRFLSGAVLTKATLTKEFGYEYFQALYGDRAVTLCVIDETGALTFFTEDNPPTPRPERHTLISLISPLE; encoded by the coding sequence TTGATTAATCCTTTACTTGCGGATCTTGTGAGCGTCCTTATCCTGGGGGTGACGGCCCAGTGGCTGGCCTGGCGGATGCATTTGCCGGCCATCCTGCTCTTGCTCCTATTCGGCTTTGTGGCAGGTCCTGTCACGGGCTTTCTCAATCCCGACCATTTCCTGGGGGACCTGCTCTTCCCGGTAGTTTCCATTTCGGTTGCCCTGGTTCTTTTTGAGGGGGGTCTCTCCCTAAACCTTTCGGAATTGCGTGTGGTCGGGGGGGTGGTCCGCAACCTCATTACCGTGGGTATTGTGGTGACTGCAGGTTTGACCGTTCTTGCGGCTTCTCTTCTGCTGAACCTCAGTTTCTCTTTGGCTCTTTTGCTGGGTGTGACCTTGGTGGTGACCGGCCCCACGGTGATCGGCCCCTTGCTCCGTCAGGTAAGGCCTACTCAGCGCATTTCCTCAGCCCTCAAGTGGGAGGGCATGCTCAACGACCCCATCGGGGCCATCCTCGCGGTCTTAGTCTTTGAAGGGATTCTGGTGGGAGGATGGCAAAAAGCCACGGCCCTGGCAGTCATGGGGTTGACTCAGACGGTTTTGGCCGGGGCGGCGGTGGGGACCCTGGGCGCGTGGATTATGGTGCTTATGCTGCAGCGCTATCTGATTCCCGAGTTCCTGCAGAGCGCATTCACGCTCATGGCCGTTGTGGCGGTTTTTGCGGGCTCCAACATGCTCCAGGCCGAATCCGGCTTGTTGGCCGTTACGGTGATGGGCATTGTGTTGGCTAACCAGGGAAGCGTGGTGGTCAAACACATTATTGAGTTTAAAGAGAATCTGCGCGTTCTGATTATCTCCATGCTTTTTATTATTTTGGCCGCGCGTCTGCACGCAGGATTCTTGCAGCTTCTGACTTGGCGCAATCTCCTTTTTGTCTTCTTCCTTATTCTTGTCGTGCGGCCGGCTGCGGTATTTCTGTCGGCCAAGGGCTCCGACTTTGATATCAAAGAAAAGATCTTCCTGGCTTTTATGGCTCCGCGGGGGATTGTGGCGGCAGCAATGGCCACTCTCTTTACCTTGCGTTTGGCGGAAAGAGGCTATGCCCGGGCCGAAGAAATTTCCAATGTCACTTTTGTGGTGATTGTGATCACCGTGCTTTTCTATGGTATCTTCGGGGGGCCTTTGGCGCGATGGCTGCAGATTCAGCGCTCCGGCGCCAAGGGGATGCTTCTGGTCGGGGCGCATGACTGGGCTCGCTACTTGGCCAAGTTTTTGCACGACGAAGGCTATTTGGTCGGGTTGGTGGATACCAACCGCGAGCATGTGGAACTCGCGCAGCAGGAGGGACTTCAAAGCTATTGCATTGATATCCGGTCGCCTTACGTGAAAGATGAAATCGACTTTGAGGACTTCGGCCGCTTAGTGGCGCTGACCTCCAACGACGAAGTCAATTCTTTGGCGGCTCTGCATTTTGTGGATGATTTCGGCAGGGCCGAGGTCTATCAGCTCCCTCCGGAGACGGGATATACGGGACGCCAGCGATCTCATCTGAGGCACCTGAGGGGGCGCATTCTATTTGGCCCGCGCTCGAATTACTCGGATTTGGAAAAGCGCTTTCTGTCCGGGGCAGTGCTCACTAAGGCTACGTTGACGAAGGAGTTTGGTTACGAGTATTTTCAAGCTTTGTATGGGGACCGTGCCGTAACCCTTTGTGTGATTGATGAAACCGGGGCGCTCACATTCTTTACCGAGGACAATCCTCCCACACCGCGGCCGGAGCGCCACACTCTGATCAGTTTGATCAGCCCCTTGGAGTAA
- a CDS encoding DUF4040 domain-containing protein, producing MILLYIPLFALLVLLAVASLTTRSLTGAAMLLGFFSFVIASLFAVMDAVDVSFTEAVVGAAISSLFFIAALMRMPKPTGISRPISPGDVSPESPKTSGIVLTLGTLAGFGILLMLAAAAYPDFGSSVNPAMQHVAPEYIERAYDDTHTPNMVTAVLADYRSYDTLGETTVVFTAGMAAFLLLGGRTRKS from the coding sequence GTGATCCTGCTTTACATCCCCCTGTTTGCGCTTTTGGTGCTCCTGGCCGTTGCCTCGCTCACGACCCGGAGTCTGACCGGAGCAGCCATGCTGCTCGGTTTCTTCAGTTTTGTGATCGCCTCCCTGTTTGCCGTCATGGATGCGGTGGATGTGAGCTTCACCGAGGCCGTGGTCGGGGCCGCCATCTCATCTCTCTTTTTTATAGCCGCGTTAATGCGCATGCCTAAGCCCACGGGCATCAGCCGACCTATCTCCCCAGGAGATGTGTCTCCTGAGAGTCCGAAAACCTCCGGGATCGTCCTCACGCTTGGCACCCTGGCGGGCTTCGGGATCTTGTTGATGCTTGCCGCGGCCGCGTACCCGGACTTTGGGAGTTCCGTGAATCCTGCCATGCAACATGTGGCCCCCGAATATATCGAACGCGCCTATGACGACACCCACACGCCCAACATGGTGACCGCCGTGCTCGCCGACTACCGGAGTTATGACACCTTGGGAGAAACCACGGTGGTCTTTACGGCCGGCATGGCCGCGTTTCTTCTGCTCGGGGGAAGGACCAGGAAATCATGA